The Setaria italica strain Yugu1 chromosome IX, Setaria_italica_v2.0, whole genome shotgun sequence genome has a window encoding:
- the LOC101776071 gene encoding pentatricopeptide repeat-containing protein At4g31850, chloroplastic: MELCCSGVLSGAGGAATRAAPPPRKPRPGNMGAPSTGLLVAPPNRRRGGRAGCRQSAPPAPLRDERRAAGTESVVHMLRSAPGPAEALELFTAAARQPTAVHTTESCNYMLELMRAHGRVGDMAQVFDLMQRQIVKTNVGTFATIFSGVGVEGGLRSAPAALPVMREAGMSLNAYSYNGLIYFLVKSGCDREAMEVYKAMVEDGIVPSVRTYSVLMLAFGKKRDADTVLWLLSEMETRGIKPNVYSYTICIRVLGQAARFEEAYRILRKMEDAGCKPDVVTHTVLIQILCDAGRLSDAKDVFWKMKASDQKPDRVTYITLLDKCGDSGDPQSVIEIWNAMETDGYNDNIVAYTAVVDALCQVGRVNEAFAVFEEMKQKGISPEQYSYNSLISGFLKADMFDRALELLNHMNVHGPSPNGYTHVLFINYYGKSGQSLKAIQRYEHMKSKGIVPDVVAGNAVLYSLARSGRLGMAKRVFYELKAMGVSPDTITYTMMIKCCSKASKADEAVKIFSEMVENGCVPDVLTVNSLIDTLYKGGRGNEAWQLFHQLKEMKIEPTDVTYNTLLSGLGREGKVKEVMHMFEEMSSSIYPPNLITYNTVLDCLCKNGEVNYAIDMLYSMTAKGCTPDLSSYNTVMYGLVNEDRFEEAFGMFCQMKKVLAPDYATLCTLLPSFVKNGLMKEALHTFKEYIFKADSNMDKSSFHSLMEGILKKAGVEKSIEFAENIASRGILLNDFFLCPLIRHLCKNKKALEAHELSQKFKSLGVSLKTSSYNSLIRGLVDENLIDVAEGLFAEMKRLGCGPDEFTYNLILDAMGKSARIEEMLKIQEEMHRKGFESTYVTYNTIISGLVKSKRLDQAIDLYYNLVSEGFSPTPCTYGPLLDGLLKAGKIEEAENLFNEMLEYGCKPNCTIYNILLNGHRIAGNTENVCQLFDKMVEQGINPDIKSYTVLIDALCTAGRLNDGLSYFRQLVELGLEPDLITYNLLIDGLGKSGRIEEAISLFNEMKTKGIAANLYTYNSLILHLGKAGKAAEAGQMYEELLMKGWKPSVFTYNALIRGYSVSGNTENAYAAYGRMIVGGCLPNSSTYMQLPNQL; this comes from the coding sequence ATGGAGCTCTGCTGCTCGGGCGTCctcagcggcgccggcggcgccgccacgcgagcggcgccgccaccgaggAAACCAAGGCCCGGGAACATGGGGGCTCCGTCCACCGGGCTCCTGGTGGCCCCACCgaaccggcggcggggcggccgcgccggctgccgccagtcggccccgcccgcgccgctcaGGGACGAGCGGCGGGCCGCCGGCACGGAGAGCGTCGTCCACATGCTCCGGTCGGCGCCCGGCCCCGCCGAGGCCCTGGAGCtcttcacggcggcggcgcggcagcccaCGGCGGTCCACACCACGGAGTCCTGCAACTACATGCTGGAGCTGATGCGCGCCCACGGCCGCGTCGGGGACATGGCGCAGGTGTTCGACCTAATGCAGCGGCAGATCGTCAAGACCAACGTCGGCACCTTCGCCACCATCTTcagcggcgtcggcgtcgagggcgGGCTCCGGAGCGCGCCGGCGGCCCTGCCGGTGATGAGGGAGGCGGGGATGTCCCTGAACGCCTACTCGTACAACGGCCTGATTTACTTCCTCGTCAAGTCCGGCTGCGACAGAGAGGCCATGGAGGTTTATAAGGCGATGGTGGAGGACGGCATCGTGCCAAGCGTGAGGACCTACTCGGTGCTGATGTTGGCATTCGGGAAGAAGAGGGACGCTGACACGGTTCTCTGGCTGTTGAGTGAGATGGAGACTCGCGGCATTAAGCCAAATGTGTATAGCTACACCATCTGCATTCGGGTTCTTGGGCAGGCTGCAAGGTTTGAGGAGGCATATCGGATTCTTAGGAAGATGGAGGATGCAGGGTGCAAACCGGATGTTGTTACGCATACCGTGCTAATACAGATTCTCTGTGATGCTGGTCGGCTCAGTGATGCCAAGGATGTGTTTTGGAAGATGAAAGCAAGTGATCAGAAACCTGATCGTGTCACTTACATTACTCTCTTAGACAAGTGTGGTGACTCTGGCGACCCCCAATCGGTGATAGAAATTTGGAATGCAATGGAAACTGATGGGTATAATGACAATATTGTTGCTTATACTGCAGTTGTAGATGCATTATGCCAAGTTGGGAGGGTTAATGAGGCTTTTGCTGTTTTTGAGGAGATGAAGCAAAAGGGTATATCGCCTGAACAGTATTCATATAACTCCTTAATATCTGGGTTTCTGAAAGCTGATATGTTTGATCGTGCTCTGGAGCTCTTGAACCATATGAATGTTCATGGCCCTAGTCCAAATGGCTACACACATGTGCTTTTCATTAATTACTATGGAAAATCTGGTCAATCTCTGAAAGCAATTCAAAGATACGAGCACATGAAAAGCAAAGGGATTGTTCCAGATGTTGTTGCTGGCAATGCTGTTTTGTATAGCCTTGCTAGATCTGGCAGACTTGGAATGGCAAAAAGGGTCTTCTATGAATTAAAAGCCATGGGAGTTTCTCCAGACACTATCACTTACACCATGATGATCAAATGTTGCAGCAAGGCATCAAAAGCTGATGAAGCTGTGAAGATTTTTTCTGAGATGGTAGAAAATGGATGTGTTCCTGATGTTCTCACAGTGAATTCTTTGATTGATACACTCTACAAGGGAGGCAGGGGAAATGAAGCATGGCAACTTTTCCATCAATtaaaagaaatgaaaattgaGCCCACTGATGTTACGTACAACACACTTTTGTCAGGATTAGGAAGAGAAGGCAAAGTTAAGGAGGTAATGCATATGTTCGAAGAAATGAGCTCTAGTATTTATCCGCCTAATTTAATTACATACAACACAGTTCTAGATTGTCTCTGCAAAAATGGGGAGGTGAACTATGCAATAGATATGTTGTACAGTATGACTGCGAAAGGTTGCACACCTGACCTTTCATCTTATAACACTGTCATGTATGGCCTTGTTAATGAGGACAGATTTGAAGAGGCATTCGGAATGTTTTGTCAAATGAAGAAGGTTCTTGCTCCAGATTATGCAACATTGTGTACTCTCCTCCCAAGTTTTGTGAAAAATGGATTGATGAAGGAAGCTCTGCATACTTTTAAGGAATACATTTTTAAGGCTGATTCTAATATGGATAAGTCTTCATTCCATTCACTTATGGAAGGGATACTGAAGAAGGCTGGTGTGGAAAAGTCAATCGAGTTTGCTGAAAATATAGCATCAAGGGGAATTCTCCTGAATGATTTCTTTTTATGCCCATTGATTAGGCATCTCTGTAAGAACAAGAAAGCTCTTGAAGCACATGAACTCTCCCAAAAGTTTAAGAGTCTTGGAGTTTCACTAAAAACTAGCTCATACAATTCTCTTATTCGTGGCCTTGTGGATGAAAACCTGATTGATGTCGCTGAAGGCTTGTTTGCTGAAATGAAAAGACTAGGATGTGGCCCAGATGAGTTCACTTACAATTTGATTCTTGATGCCATGGGAAAGTCGGCACGGATTGAGGAGATGTTAAAAATCCAAGAGGAGATGCATCGTAAGGGATTTGAATCAACTTATGTTACTTATAATACAATCATTTCAGGTCTTGTAAAATCAAAGAGGTTGGACCAGGCTATAGACTTATACTACAATCTGGTGAGCGAAGGCTTCTCCCCAACACCATGTACATATGGTCCTCTTCTTGATGGGTTGTTAAAAGCTGGGAAGATAGAAGAGGCAGAAAATCTTTTCAATGAGATGCTAGAGTATGGTTGCAAACCTAATTGCACCATCTACAATATTCTACTGAATGGACATCGAATAGCTGGTAACACAGAAAATGTTTGTCAGCTCTTTGATAAGATGGTCGAGCAGGGAATAAACCCAGATATAAAATCCTATACAGTTCTTATTGACGCCCTCTGTACAGCAGGAAGATTAAATGATGGTTTGTCTTATTTTAGACAATTAGTGGAATTAGGACTTGAGCCTGATCTTATCACCTATAATTTGCTAATTGATGGCCTTGGCAAATCTGGAAGAATAGAGGAAGCAATTTCTCTCTTCAATGAGATGAAGACAAAAGGAATTGCTGCGAACTTGTATACATACAATTCACTGATTCTCCACTTAGGGAAAGCAGGGAAGGCTGCTGAAGCTGGTCAGATGTATGAAGAACTACTGATGAAAGGATGGAAACCTAGCGTTTTCACATATAATGCCCTTATCAGGGGTTACAGTGTTTCTGGTAATACTGAGAATGCATATGCTGCCTATGGTCGGATGATTGTTGGAGGGTGCCTACCCAATTCAAGCACTTACATGCAACTTCCAAATCAATTGTGA